In one Oncorhynchus masou masou isolate Uvic2021 chromosome 23, UVic_Omas_1.1, whole genome shotgun sequence genomic region, the following are encoded:
- the LOC135510387 gene encoding E3 ubiquitin-protein ligase TRIM68-like isoform X1, whose amino-acid sequence MGCCGSKTEDQMPIIRDSTKDKSYDSTARQENPLQTGTQFKPSPKKDASARSRKNTVEFDINQARSYEVDVSLDVDTAHPKLKINGKSLQWTNESPQRNINIEKCFDEEPFVLGNMGRARKSYWEVNVKEKDDWVLGVAKATAHRKGPLVFRPTGGFWVIRLSNGQRLKAMEDEEHILEKGIPDKVGIYLDYQERKVTFFNADDGSLIYSFIDGPSYQDDVLPLFSPGNNDAKPIAILSITAT is encoded by the exons atgg GATGTTGTGGCTCAAAAACAGAAGACCAGA TGCCAATCATCAGGGATTCAACAAAGGATAAGA GTTATGACTCAACTGCAAGGCAAGAAAACCCTTTACAGACAGGAACTCAGTTCAAACCATCTCCTAAGAAAG ATGCATCAGCCAGATCCAGGAAGAACACTGTAGAGTTCG ATATAAATCAAGCACGCTCATATGAAG TGGATGTTAGTCTGGATGTGGACACAGCTCACCCTAAGCTGAAGATAAATGGGAAATCACTACAGTGGACTAATGAATCACCACAGAGAAACATTAACATTGAGAAGTGTTTTGATGAAGAGCCTTTTGTGTTGGGCAATATGGGCCGTGCACGGAAGAGTTACTGGGAGGTGAATGTGAAGGAGAAGGATGACTGGGTGCTTGGCGTTGCCAAGGCAACGGCTCACAGGAAGGGGCCGCTGGTTTTCAGACCAACAGGTGGCTTCTGGGTAATCAGACTTTCCAATGGGCAAAGACTTAAAGCAATGGAGGATGAAGAACACATTCTTGAGAAAGGTATTCCAGATAAAGTTGGTATCTATCTAGATTATCAGGAAAGGAAGGTGACTTTCTTTAATGCAGATGACGGTTCACTCATCTACTCATTTATTGATGGACCAAGTTATCAGGATGATGTCCTGCCACTTTTCTCACCCGGGAACAACGATGCAAAACCAATTGCAATTTTGTCCATCACagcaacatag
- the LOC135510387 gene encoding E3 ubiquitin-protein ligase TRIM68-like isoform X2: MPIIRDSTKDKSYDSTARQENPLQTGTQFKPSPKKDASARSRKNTVEFDINQARSYEVDVSLDVDTAHPKLKINGKSLQWTNESPQRNINIEKCFDEEPFVLGNMGRARKSYWEVNVKEKDDWVLGVAKATAHRKGPLVFRPTGGFWVIRLSNGQRLKAMEDEEHILEKGIPDKVGIYLDYQERKVTFFNADDGSLIYSFIDGPSYQDDVLPLFSPGNNDAKPIAILSITAT, translated from the exons A TGCCAATCATCAGGGATTCAACAAAGGATAAGA GTTATGACTCAACTGCAAGGCAAGAAAACCCTTTACAGACAGGAACTCAGTTCAAACCATCTCCTAAGAAAG ATGCATCAGCCAGATCCAGGAAGAACACTGTAGAGTTCG ATATAAATCAAGCACGCTCATATGAAG TGGATGTTAGTCTGGATGTGGACACAGCTCACCCTAAGCTGAAGATAAATGGGAAATCACTACAGTGGACTAATGAATCACCACAGAGAAACATTAACATTGAGAAGTGTTTTGATGAAGAGCCTTTTGTGTTGGGCAATATGGGCCGTGCACGGAAGAGTTACTGGGAGGTGAATGTGAAGGAGAAGGATGACTGGGTGCTTGGCGTTGCCAAGGCAACGGCTCACAGGAAGGGGCCGCTGGTTTTCAGACCAACAGGTGGCTTCTGGGTAATCAGACTTTCCAATGGGCAAAGACTTAAAGCAATGGAGGATGAAGAACACATTCTTGAGAAAGGTATTCCAGATAAAGTTGGTATCTATCTAGATTATCAGGAAAGGAAGGTGACTTTCTTTAATGCAGATGACGGTTCACTCATCTACTCATTTATTGATGGACCAAGTTATCAGGATGATGTCCTGCCACTTTTCTCACCCGGGAACAACGATGCAAAACCAATTGCAATTTTGTCCATCACagcaacatag
- the LOC135510387 gene encoding E3 ubiquitin-protein ligase TRIM68-like isoform X4, with translation MGCCGSKTEDQNASARSRKNTVEFDINQARSYEVDVSLDVDTAHPKLKINGKSLQWTNESPQRNINIEKCFDEEPFVLGNMGRARKSYWEVNVKEKDDWVLGVAKATAHRKGPLVFRPTGGFWVIRLSNGQRLKAMEDEEHILEKGIPDKVGIYLDYQERKVTFFNADDGSLIYSFIDGPSYQDDVLPLFSPGNNDAKPIAILSITAT, from the exons atgg GATGTTGTGGCTCAAAAACAGAAGACCAGA ATGCATCAGCCAGATCCAGGAAGAACACTGTAGAGTTCG ATATAAATCAAGCACGCTCATATGAAG TGGATGTTAGTCTGGATGTGGACACAGCTCACCCTAAGCTGAAGATAAATGGGAAATCACTACAGTGGACTAATGAATCACCACAGAGAAACATTAACATTGAGAAGTGTTTTGATGAAGAGCCTTTTGTGTTGGGCAATATGGGCCGTGCACGGAAGAGTTACTGGGAGGTGAATGTGAAGGAGAAGGATGACTGGGTGCTTGGCGTTGCCAAGGCAACGGCTCACAGGAAGGGGCCGCTGGTTTTCAGACCAACAGGTGGCTTCTGGGTAATCAGACTTTCCAATGGGCAAAGACTTAAAGCAATGGAGGATGAAGAACACATTCTTGAGAAAGGTATTCCAGATAAAGTTGGTATCTATCTAGATTATCAGGAAAGGAAGGTGACTTTCTTTAATGCAGATGACGGTTCACTCATCTACTCATTTATTGATGGACCAAGTTATCAGGATGATGTCCTGCCACTTTTCTCACCCGGGAACAACGATGCAAAACCAATTGCAATTTTGTCCATCACagcaacatag
- the LOC135510387 gene encoding E3 ubiquitin-protein ligase TRIM68-like isoform X3 yields the protein MGCCGSKTEDQSYDSTARQENPLQTGTQFKPSPKKDASARSRKNTVEFDINQARSYEVDVSLDVDTAHPKLKINGKSLQWTNESPQRNINIEKCFDEEPFVLGNMGRARKSYWEVNVKEKDDWVLGVAKATAHRKGPLVFRPTGGFWVIRLSNGQRLKAMEDEEHILEKGIPDKVGIYLDYQERKVTFFNADDGSLIYSFIDGPSYQDDVLPLFSPGNNDAKPIAILSITAT from the exons atgg GATGTTGTGGCTCAAAAACAGAAGACCAGA GTTATGACTCAACTGCAAGGCAAGAAAACCCTTTACAGACAGGAACTCAGTTCAAACCATCTCCTAAGAAAG ATGCATCAGCCAGATCCAGGAAGAACACTGTAGAGTTCG ATATAAATCAAGCACGCTCATATGAAG TGGATGTTAGTCTGGATGTGGACACAGCTCACCCTAAGCTGAAGATAAATGGGAAATCACTACAGTGGACTAATGAATCACCACAGAGAAACATTAACATTGAGAAGTGTTTTGATGAAGAGCCTTTTGTGTTGGGCAATATGGGCCGTGCACGGAAGAGTTACTGGGAGGTGAATGTGAAGGAGAAGGATGACTGGGTGCTTGGCGTTGCCAAGGCAACGGCTCACAGGAAGGGGCCGCTGGTTTTCAGACCAACAGGTGGCTTCTGGGTAATCAGACTTTCCAATGGGCAAAGACTTAAAGCAATGGAGGATGAAGAACACATTCTTGAGAAAGGTATTCCAGATAAAGTTGGTATCTATCTAGATTATCAGGAAAGGAAGGTGACTTTCTTTAATGCAGATGACGGTTCACTCATCTACTCATTTATTGATGGACCAAGTTATCAGGATGATGTCCTGCCACTTTTCTCACCCGGGAACAACGATGCAAAACCAATTGCAATTTTGTCCATCACagcaacatag